From Haloglomus litoreum, the proteins below share one genomic window:
- a CDS encoding cytochrome c oxidase subunit 3, with product MAIEEADDHGHDGGHGHHLPAVEDWPKGFGEASWWPFVTALGAAGFYIGASLYVIATRTDLVGIAVGPAFFVASAFLFLAGLYGWVYHAFVKAYWEGEGHSRGLRFAMVLFLGSEVATFGAGFVYYFFIRTSAWENLPHLVESGNILGSLVIINTIILVISSVTLHYAHVALHKGKRQQFIRLLGVTLLLGVIFIGGQIYEYYEFIVHENFTIFGGAYASAFYGLTGLHGLHVSLGAVLLGIVFVRALYGQYDAERDTSVSTVSMYWHFVDAVWIFLVVVLYAGAIVLG from the coding sequence ATGGCAATCGAAGAAGCGGACGACCACGGCCACGACGGGGGCCACGGTCATCACCTCCCGGCGGTGGAGGACTGGCCCAAGGGGTTCGGGGAGGCCTCCTGGTGGCCGTTCGTCACCGCGCTCGGCGCGGCGGGCTTCTACATCGGCGCATCGCTGTACGTCATCGCCACCCGGACCGACCTCGTGGGCATCGCCGTCGGACCCGCGTTCTTCGTCGCGAGCGCGTTCCTGTTCCTCGCCGGCCTCTACGGCTGGGTCTACCACGCCTTCGTCAAGGCCTACTGGGAGGGCGAGGGACACAGTCGCGGCTTGCGGTTCGCGATGGTGCTGTTCCTCGGGAGCGAGGTCGCGACCTTCGGGGCCGGCTTCGTCTACTACTTCTTCATCCGCACGTCGGCCTGGGAGAACCTCCCCCACCTGGTCGAGAGCGGGAACATCCTGGGGAGCCTGGTCATCATCAACACCATCATCCTGGTCATCTCCTCGGTGACGCTCCACTACGCTCACGTCGCGCTCCACAAGGGCAAGCGACAGCAGTTCATCCGTCTGCTCGGCGTGACGCTCCTGCTCGGGGTCATCTTCATCGGCGGGCAGATCTACGAGTACTACGAGTTCATCGTCCACGAGAACTTCACCATCTTCGGCGGGGCGTACGCGTCCGCGTTCTACGGGCTGACCGGCCTGCACGGCCTCCACGTCTCGCTGGGAGCGGTCCTGCTCGGTATCGTCTTCGTCCGTGCGCTGTACGGCCAGTACGACGCGGAGCGGGACACCTCCGTCTCGACGGTCTCGATGTACTGGCACTTCGTCGACGCCGTCTGGATCTTCCTCGTCGTCGTGCTGTACGCGGGCGCCATCGTCCTCGGGTGA